In one uncultured Devosia sp. genomic region, the following are encoded:
- a CDS encoding sugar ABC transporter permease, giving the protein MRAKTSVLGLAFVSPALLLLIAFFFMPVVLTTYFAFTNMSTATGITGGSHVITGNLLRDLNNGGLDEDIVAALSEGSFSVNVETIAAAAEAGVAPKFLGEIEVRLMGQSFADSRSFEAALKTLSSRPTRVRDLKLATEPFERSILNTRYQSRDAMEAAITGMVPDMAPAMVSQISEASYTGWRWIDWRNFTTLIDRPETVRIILNTAFYVVATLSFTVLMGLFLAITTFYLPRKGATFFSALWLLPRITPVVLYAVMWKWFTWDNGFLYIFAEAVGLPAFNYMKGSVPSAWTIIILVNGFVGASFAMILFSGALRAIPVQQLWASEVDGASRWQQIRRIILPQLRWPILFVTSYQTLSLLSSYEQIWLTTNGGPGSTTTVWALQAFNTALNNYTGNLEYGMGAAMALILVIVGFALSILYLRVFKFDELVNKPKIEF; this is encoded by the coding sequence ATGCGCGCCAAGACAAGCGTGCTGGGCCTCGCCTTCGTCAGCCCGGCGCTCCTGCTGCTCATCGCCTTTTTCTTCATGCCCGTGGTGCTGACGACCTATTTCGCCTTCACCAACATGAGCACGGCCACCGGCATTACCGGCGGCTCCCATGTCATCACCGGCAACCTGCTGCGCGACCTCAACAACGGCGGGCTCGACGAAGACATTGTCGCGGCTCTCAGCGAAGGCAGTTTCTCGGTCAATGTCGAGACGATCGCCGCAGCGGCCGAGGCCGGCGTTGCGCCGAAGTTTCTCGGCGAAATCGAAGTGCGGCTGATGGGGCAGAGCTTTGCTGATAGCCGCAGTTTCGAGGCTGCGCTCAAGACGCTGTCATCGCGCCCCACGCGGGTGCGCGACCTCAAGCTGGCCACCGAGCCTTTCGAGCGCTCGATCCTCAATACACGCTATCAGAGCCGCGACGCGATGGAGGCGGCCATCACCGGCATGGTGCCGGATATGGCGCCGGCGATGGTCAGTCAGATCAGCGAGGCCAGCTATACCGGCTGGCGCTGGATCGACTGGCGCAATTTCACCACCTTGATCGATCGGCCCGAAACGGTCCGCATCATCCTCAACACGGCGTTCTATGTGGTGGCGACGCTGAGCTTCACCGTGCTGATGGGCCTGTTCCTGGCCATCACCACATTCTACCTGCCGCGCAAGGGCGCGACCTTCTTCTCAGCCCTGTGGCTCCTGCCGCGCATCACGCCGGTGGTGCTTTACGCGGTGATGTGGAAGTGGTTCACCTGGGACAATGGCTTCCTCTACATTTTTGCCGAAGCCGTGGGCCTGCCAGCGTTCAACTATATGAAGGGCTCGGTGCCATCGGCCTGGACCATCATCATCCTGGTCAACGGCTTTGTCGGCGCCAGCTTCGCCATGATCCTGTTCTCGGGGGCGCTGCGAGCCATTCCGGTGCAGCAACTCTGGGCCAGCGAGGTGGATGGGGCCAGCCGCTGGCAGCAGATCCGGCGGATCATCCTGCCGCAACTGCGCTGGCCGATCCTCTTCGTCACCTCCTACCAGACGCTGTCGCTGCTCTCGTCCTATGAGCAGATCTGGCTGACCACCAATGGCGGGCCGGGCAGCACGACCACGGTCTGGGCGCTGCAGGCCTTCAACACGGCGCTCAACAACTACACCGGCAATCTCGAATATGGCATGGGCGCCGCCATGGCGCTGATCCTGGTCATCGTCGGCTTTGCGCTCTCCATCCTTTATCTGCGCGTGTTCAAGTTCGACGAGCTGGTGAACAAGCCCAAGATCGAATTCTAG
- a CDS encoding carbohydrate ABC transporter permease: protein MTRNFSAWPLILILAVLSLPIFVMYLFLVVDTFTNSPVGSLLPSEFTFHHWRFLWDPTVTGDVWGPTATTFLFALSMVVIVLTVSSTAGYAISRLNLPFRRFFLSGILVMHAFPSVTLIIGVFLVLQFAGLYNTLAGVILVKASLMLPFGVWIMKGFYDQVPWEIEMAGVQDGASRFTVWRRLILPQVKPGLVSLAIFAFLDGWGEFMLPRILAPSADFQVLSTYLNVVSDPNSTTYNFHLFKSVGLFYTLPVLALFVVFQNRLMNIFSGGTKG, encoded by the coding sequence ATGACCCGCAATTTCTCGGCCTGGCCGCTCATCCTGATCCTGGCTGTGCTCAGCCTGCCGATCTTCGTGATGTATCTTTTCCTCGTGGTCGATACGTTCACCAATTCACCGGTCGGCTCGCTGCTGCCCAGCGAGTTCACTTTCCATCACTGGCGGTTCCTCTGGGATCCGACGGTCACCGGAGATGTCTGGGGGCCGACGGCGACCACCTTCCTCTTCGCCCTGTCCATGGTGGTGATCGTGCTCACCGTCTCATCGACGGCTGGTTATGCGATCTCGCGCCTTAACCTGCCGTTCCGCCGGTTCTTCCTCTCCGGCATCCTGGTGATGCATGCCTTTCCGTCGGTGACGCTGATCATCGGCGTGTTCCTCGTGCTGCAGTTTGCCGGGCTCTACAACACGCTGGCTGGCGTGATCCTGGTCAAGGCCAGCCTGATGCTGCCGTTTGGCGTCTGGATCATGAAGGGCTTCTACGACCAGGTGCCGTGGGAGATCGAAATGGCCGGCGTGCAGGACGGGGCGAGCCGCTTCACCGTATGGCGCCGGCTGATCCTGCCTCAGGTCAAGCCGGGGCTGGTGTCGCTGGCGATCTTTGCCTTTCTCGATGGCTGGGGCGAATTCATGCTGCCGCGGATTCTCGCGCCATCGGCCGATTTCCAGGTTCTCTCCACCTATCTCAACGTGGTCTCCGATCCCAATTCGACGACCTATAATTTCCATCTCTTCAAGTCTGTCGGCCTTTTCTACACGCTGCCCGTGCTCGCGCTGTTCGTGGTGTTCCAGAACCGGTTGATGAACATTTTCAGCGGAGGCACGAAAGGCTGA
- a CDS encoding ABC transporter ATP-binding protein, whose translation MQVTLKDFTKTFDDVPVIEKMNLTVRDGEMLALLGPSGCGKSTTLFSICGIHRINGGQILFGDRDVSDVPSQKRNVGVVFQNYALYPHLTVFENIAFPLSVRGDSKAGIDREVRAIAALTHIEELLKRRPSQLSGGQQQRVALARALVRKPDVLLLDEPLANLDAKLRLEMRSEIRRIQLETGITAILVTHDQVEAMSMCDRIAIMNKGEILQIATPTEMYRAPASKFVAGFLGNPPIVMLEGVAGEGRFETQGITLPLPQRLANLPKDTSLSLGVRPEHFGATGSATVEGVITFVEPQGRETLFDVTVGEGVTLRSIQPAREDVALDCRVSWPLDSERLLAFDASGRAL comes from the coding sequence ATGCAAGTCACCCTCAAGGATTTCACCAAGACCTTCGATGACGTGCCGGTCATCGAGAAGATGAACCTCACTGTCCGCGACGGCGAGATGCTGGCGCTTCTCGGGCCGTCGGGTTGTGGCAAATCGACGACGCTGTTTTCGATCTGCGGCATTCATCGCATCAATGGCGGACAGATCCTGTTCGGCGATCGCGATGTAAGCGACGTGCCGAGCCAGAAGCGCAATGTGGGCGTGGTGTTCCAGAACTACGCGCTCTATCCGCATCTGACCGTGTTCGAGAACATTGCCTTCCCGCTTTCGGTGCGCGGTGACAGCAAGGCCGGTATCGACCGCGAGGTGCGGGCCATTGCGGCGCTGACCCATATCGAGGAATTGCTCAAACGCCGCCCATCGCAGCTCTCGGGCGGGCAGCAGCAGCGCGTGGCCCTGGCTCGCGCCCTGGTTCGCAAGCCTGATGTGCTGCTGCTCGATGAGCCGCTGGCCAATCTCGATGCCAAGCTGCGTCTCGAGATGCGGTCGGAGATCCGGCGTATCCAGCTCGAAACTGGGATCACGGCCATCCTCGTCACCCACGACCAAGTGGAAGCCATGTCGATGTGCGATCGCATTGCCATCATGAACAAGGGCGAAATCCTGCAGATTGCGACGCCCACGGAAATGTACCGGGCGCCGGCCAGCAAGTTCGTGGCGGGTTTTCTGGGCAATCCGCCTATCGTCATGCTGGAAGGCGTGGCGGGCGAGGGCCGGTTCGAGACGCAGGGCATCACCTTGCCGCTGCCGCAGCGCCTCGCCAATCTGCCGAAAGACACGTCGCTCAGCCTTGGCGTGCGGCCCGAGCATTTCGGTGCAACGGGCAGCGCGACGGTCGAGGGTGTCATCACCTTCGTCGAACCGCAGGGTCGCGAAACGCTGTTCGACGTGACGGTGGGCGAGGGGGTTACCCTGCGGTCGATCCAGCCGGCGCGCGAAGATGTGGCGCTCGATTGCCGCGTGTCCTGGCCGCTCGACAGTGAACGCCTGCTGGCTTTCGACGCCAGTGGCCGGGCGCTCTAG